The proteins below are encoded in one region of Triticum aestivum cultivar Chinese Spring chromosome 1B, IWGSC CS RefSeq v2.1, whole genome shotgun sequence:
- the LOC123131487 gene encoding mitotic-spindle organizing protein 1A, with protein MGMEESAGGAARQAKESLELAFQMFQILDTGLDRHTLSLLMALCDRGANPEALAALVRELSSTAPPSAAAPTAPASNAVAAPTAPSLFPSSFRQL; from the coding sequence ATGGGAATGGAGGAGTCGGCGGGGGGCGCCGCGAGGCAGGCGAAGGAGTCGCTGGAGCTTGCGTTCCAGATGTTCCAGATCCTGGACACCGGCCTCGACCGCCACACCCTCTCGCTGCTCATGGCGCTCTGCGACCGCGGCGCCAACCCGGAGGCTCTCGCCGCCCTTGTTCGCGAGCTGTCCTCCACCGCTCCCCCGTCCGCCGCTGCTCCCACCGCGCCCGCCTCCAACGCCGTGGCGGCACCGACCGCCCCCTCGCTGTTCCCCTCCAGCTTTCGGCAGCTCTAG